One Natrinema halophilum genomic window carries:
- a CDS encoding glycosyltransferase, with translation MKIGYFTDSYFPEIDGVTYTIKLWREELEQKGHEVYVIYPDGNYEPGPREIPVKSLPNPFYAGYRIPLTRRPSTLPDLDVVHCHGPAPIGLLGRYYAWKHDLPTIYTHHTPLEEYFHQSVKFESIATALSKGYVPAENAFLRSFDVVTASTERIERSVEHVQLPVGIDMDFFQPTEDDWYPDRTVIGYSGRLSMEKNVSEILRAAEECPEYDFVVVGEGPYRDCLERNAPDNVEIREFLPREELPTFYSSIDAFLTASTADTLGLSTLEANACGTPVAAADVPPFDRTIDSDNGERFEYGDLESMVDAIETCLATDRETRAAVERYSVSYTMDHLEQLYHNVPLSREEVSAEADNSWRFSEEERS, from the coding sequence ATGAAAATCGGATACTTTACAGACAGTTATTTTCCCGAAATCGACGGCGTAACGTACACGATCAAACTCTGGCGCGAAGAGTTAGAGCAGAAGGGACACGAAGTGTACGTTATTTACCCGGATGGCAATTACGAGCCGGGTCCCCGTGAAATCCCGGTCAAGTCGTTGCCGAACCCGTTCTACGCCGGCTACCGGATACCGCTTACGAGGCGACCGTCGACGCTTCCCGACCTCGATGTTGTCCACTGTCACGGCCCTGCCCCGATAGGTCTCCTCGGTCGCTACTACGCCTGGAAACACGACCTGCCGACGATATACACCCACCACACACCACTCGAGGAGTATTTCCATCAGAGCGTCAAATTCGAGTCGATCGCCACCGCCCTCTCGAAGGGATACGTCCCCGCGGAGAATGCATTCCTCAGGAGTTTCGACGTCGTTACCGCATCGACTGAGCGCATCGAGCGATCCGTCGAACACGTCCAACTCCCCGTCGGGATCGACATGGACTTTTTCCAACCGACGGAAGACGATTGGTATCCAGACCGGACGGTTATCGGTTACAGCGGACGGCTGAGCATGGAAAAAAACGTCAGCGAAATCCTGCGGGCCGCCGAGGAGTGTCCGGAGTACGACTTCGTCGTCGTCGGCGAAGGGCCCTACAGAGACTGCCTCGAGCGCAACGCACCTGACAACGTCGAGATCCGTGAGTTCCTTCCGCGAGAGGAGCTACCGACCTTCTACTCCTCGATCGATGCCTTCCTGACAGCCTCGACCGCCGACACGCTCGGACTCTCGACGCTCGAGGCCAACGCCTGTGGGACGCCCGTTGCCGCGGCCGACGTGCCGCCGTTCGATCGGACGATTGACAGCGACAACGGCGAGCGATTCGAATACGGCGACCTCGAATCGATGGTCGACGCCATCGAGACCTGTCTGGCAACCGATCGTGAGACCAGAGCGGCCGTCGAACGTTACTCGGTCAGCTACACTATGGACCACCTCGAGCAACTCTACCACAACGTGCCGCTCTCGAGGGAGGAAGTTTCCGCCGAAGCTGACAATTCGTGGCGGTTCTCCGAAGAAGAACGAAGCTGA
- a CDS encoding glycosyltransferase family 4 protein — translation MKISHYFELEDHVTGGIHESVVHQRKMLDLIGLPYTTEPSLDADVFHCNLMGPRSVWYAKRARRRNMPVVANTHVTAEDFGDSFRFTNALAKPLRPYLERAYGLADALVCPSEYNQRLIETYTDVSTTVISNGVDRGKLEGFESLEAEYRERYDLRPPVVFLVGHVIKRKGLETFVELARQKPDLDFAWFGPLDLSLKGRETTELIETAPENCTFTGYVDDIRGAFAAGDIFCFPTHEENEGIALLEAMTAGKPVLVRDIETFSWLEDGTDCLKVSESGIGGFVDAIDRLSDPAERDRLGSNAAERSEAFSLESVANQYQSLYEEVA, via the coding sequence GGCGGTATCCACGAGTCGGTCGTCCATCAGCGGAAGATGCTTGATCTAATAGGCCTCCCGTATACGACCGAACCCTCCCTCGATGCCGACGTGTTTCACTGTAACCTCATGGGACCTCGGTCCGTCTGGTACGCGAAACGAGCCCGTCGGCGAAACATGCCAGTCGTTGCGAACACACACGTAACGGCGGAGGATTTCGGGGACAGTTTCCGATTTACGAACGCTCTGGCGAAGCCACTGCGGCCATATCTGGAACGAGCGTACGGGCTGGCCGACGCTCTGGTCTGTCCATCCGAATACAACCAGCGGCTGATCGAGACGTACACCGACGTGTCGACTACGGTCATCTCGAACGGCGTCGACCGAGGGAAATTAGAGGGGTTCGAATCGCTCGAGGCGGAGTATCGAGAGCGATACGACCTTCGTCCACCGGTCGTCTTCCTCGTCGGTCACGTCATCAAGCGAAAGGGACTCGAAACGTTCGTCGAACTGGCCAGGCAGAAACCCGATCTGGATTTCGCCTGGTTCGGTCCCCTTGATCTCTCGCTGAAGGGGCGAGAGACGACGGAACTGATCGAAACGGCCCCGGAAAACTGCACGTTCACCGGATACGTAGACGACATCCGTGGTGCATTCGCAGCAGGAGATATATTTTGTTTCCCGACACACGAAGAAAACGAGGGGATTGCGCTCCTGGAAGCGATGACCGCCGGCAAACCAGTCCTCGTCCGTGACATCGAGACGTTCTCGTGGCTCGAAGACGGGACGGACTGCCTGAAGGTATCCGAGTCGGGTATCGGAGGGTTCGTCGATGCTATCGATCGGCTCTCCGATCCAGCAGAACGGGACCGCCTCGGATCAAACGCAGCCGAACGGAGCGAAGCCTTCTCGCTCGAGTCGGTTGCAAACCAGTATCAGTCGTTGTACGAGGAGGTGGCTTGA
- a CDS encoding multicopper oxidase domain-containing protein, whose amino-acid sequence MSESSEGSTNSSGNTGGHDRRTFVQGIGQLPVSGYLLNNRRTRTNAKSGNGKQGVRSNGTTRTYSIHAVRLDIVYNRYGLHQPNGAAYVLESDLEDVRGASGKTPDDGFALIEDENATDENGGPDPSKIEPLVIRANEGDTVKIEFHNHLDERASIHQTGLPYDVQQSDGMSVGYNADTTTAPGETITYEWEATHTGTHFFYDGANQAVDSASGKVDQVNLLKRGLFGALVVEPPGATWTDPETGGELRSGVRADITDPNGLGTSYREFVTFYHSPSGMKPRVDWPHSNTEQSIHAINYRADPSGQRVNNNCPDCDTEETFYHSWTHGDPGGGDNVYAAYKGDPIKFCFVGASAEENHVHHLHQHRWKQVPDTDADTVDAQTIGLGDAYQSYLVAGHGTGSLRPGMKFEEAFEVGAGYVHGTTGDILFHCHLFPHYAEGMWGTMRVLDKERDFLQPLPNTSGIIPADSETPGFPEFVGDAIKNVNGVQDPTGYQAPEPPNQSVDSPREPTAVEKAALGDTILPGAPYADPAPDTGANRTIEYTIAVMSTDIAYNDAGEHDPDGICYVLEEANVPGVTDGPTTVDDAARVRNGEMNPEPLFLRANVGDEVIIRLKNELTDEGYGASIHPHFVGFDVQGSDSLGNGFNYYQGCDPGETNEYRWFADEQGAIYFHDHIVALSEGQHGMFCGLLVEPRGSEWRDPYSDAPIFSGAQANIITPEGSTDSDFREQALHYHDFAPLKDQRGEFITDRREHNTNAGTMAINYRNTPYYTRGDADSAYVHSSQVHGDPSTPVLEAYEGDQIRFRLFQGAYEEQHNFAVHGLRMNPEGFSAEDHVSELISPSEAFTYKLTPEATQHQFDRITNPDDIPVRDYRYGSNIVDDLWCGMWGLVRIWGGSVTHLQALDDYGAPDGTIADAELAAMGHPSQFSDHDWTADGQRARLLYSSDETDTTVPPDRDARQNENVGRIPPQPAADDKGPGTPAPSADVETVREYNITAFQTEIPYNDHGDSDPSGIVFAFDRYVDEIKAGQRPVEPLTLHANEGDLVKINLTNELPADLDNSDAHPQMRIKRNWDRSTRISLHPSQVRLDVNGSNGSAVGFNYDTTVGRGDTISYAWHADVELGTVLLTDVADIRSNRHHGAYGQLIVNQSESIALTNHTAEATPGRRTSMIKTKSRNADDFRQKPLLFADAQYITNRDAPSRPIVPSDGDEGDTSRPNQIGEAEDHGYAAINYRSEPFRYRFQQNDSQHLVFSSDVHGDPNTPILRALSGDPVRFRVGCVADKARGISFHLAGHQWQRFQGVDASPVVGVDGSYGPGKAESFDLINGAGGPSATEGDYLYQETKQGRRLESGLWGIFRVRDDPNGFEQDDPQPLPQRSTNVPLQARPGYVVAKGKITGGNKMDLVVGVPESDIGAYNAGGVYVFTDTPPGQVRDLSNADLAILSETTGRRAGIDVTLTDATGDGGNRGPGRGRGRSNGRQGPPPWAGPSKERQGPPPWAGPNRGTDIVVHTDGDGDFVVDGESLQDLIRNEPPSALAEFVRNTTNTEVSSIVPLEEVGTPRSA is encoded by the coding sequence ATGTCCGAATCATCAGAGGGCAGTACGAACTCGAGTGGCAACACTGGCGGGCACGATCGGCGTACGTTCGTACAGGGAATCGGCCAGTTACCGGTATCGGGCTACTTGCTGAACAATCGACGAACACGTACGAATGCGAAAAGCGGAAACGGAAAACAGGGAGTGAGAAGCAACGGAACCACCAGAACGTACAGCATTCATGCGGTACGGCTAGACATCGTCTACAACCGATACGGGCTACACCAGCCCAACGGAGCAGCGTACGTCCTCGAATCGGATCTGGAAGACGTGCGTGGCGCGTCGGGGAAGACGCCCGATGATGGATTCGCACTCATAGAGGACGAAAACGCGACGGACGAGAACGGCGGACCCGATCCCTCGAAAATCGAACCGCTGGTGATCCGGGCGAACGAGGGAGACACCGTCAAAATCGAGTTTCACAACCATCTCGATGAGCGCGCATCGATCCATCAGACCGGACTGCCGTACGACGTACAGCAGTCGGACGGAATGTCCGTTGGGTACAACGCCGACACGACGACCGCACCCGGTGAGACGATCACGTACGAATGGGAGGCGACACACACCGGGACGCACTTCTTCTACGACGGTGCGAACCAGGCCGTCGACTCGGCGTCCGGAAAGGTAGACCAAGTGAATCTCCTGAAACGCGGCCTCTTTGGCGCTCTCGTCGTCGAACCGCCGGGTGCGACGTGGACGGATCCCGAAACGGGGGGCGAACTCCGGAGCGGTGTCCGCGCCGACATCACCGATCCCAACGGGCTCGGGACGAGTTACCGCGAGTTCGTGACGTTTTATCACTCGCCATCTGGCATGAAGCCGCGTGTCGACTGGCCGCACTCGAACACCGAACAATCCATCCACGCGATCAACTACCGGGCGGATCCGAGCGGCCAGCGCGTCAACAACAACTGCCCGGACTGTGATACCGAAGAAACGTTCTATCACTCCTGGACGCACGGCGATCCTGGCGGGGGTGACAACGTCTATGCGGCCTACAAAGGCGATCCGATCAAGTTCTGCTTCGTCGGTGCCTCGGCCGAAGAAAATCACGTGCACCATCTCCACCAACACCGCTGGAAGCAGGTCCCTGATACGGATGCCGATACGGTCGACGCACAGACGATCGGCCTCGGGGATGCGTACCAGTCGTATCTCGTTGCCGGCCACGGGACCGGCTCGCTCCGGCCGGGTATGAAGTTCGAGGAGGCATTCGAGGTCGGTGCCGGCTACGTCCACGGAACGACCGGGGACATCCTCTTTCACTGTCACTTGTTCCCACATTACGCCGAAGGAATGTGGGGGACAATGCGCGTTCTCGACAAAGAGCGGGACTTCCTGCAACCGTTACCCAACACGAGCGGTATCATCCCTGCAGATTCCGAAACGCCTGGTTTCCCGGAGTTCGTCGGTGACGCAATCAAGAACGTCAACGGTGTACAGGACCCAACGGGGTACCAGGCACCTGAGCCGCCGAACCAGTCCGTCGATTCGCCTCGGGAACCGACGGCCGTCGAGAAAGCGGCCCTGGGCGATACGATACTCCCGGGCGCACCCTATGCCGACCCCGCCCCCGATACCGGGGCAAACCGGACTATCGAATACACGATCGCCGTCATGTCGACGGATATCGCGTACAACGACGCTGGTGAGCACGATCCGGACGGAATCTGCTACGTTCTCGAGGAAGCAAACGTCCCCGGGGTGACCGACGGGCCGACGACGGTCGACGACGCTGCGCGCGTCAGAAACGGCGAGATGAATCCGGAACCGCTGTTCCTCCGGGCGAACGTGGGCGACGAAGTCATCATCCGTTTGAAAAACGAACTCACGGATGAAGGTTACGGCGCATCGATCCACCCCCACTTCGTCGGGTTCGACGTTCAGGGGTCGGACTCGTTGGGCAACGGATTCAACTACTATCAGGGGTGTGATCCCGGTGAGACTAACGAGTATCGGTGGTTTGCGGACGAGCAAGGGGCGATTTACTTCCACGACCATATCGTTGCGCTCTCGGAGGGTCAACACGGAATGTTCTGTGGACTGCTCGTGGAACCACGGGGATCAGAGTGGCGGGACCCGTATTCGGACGCACCGATATTCAGCGGTGCGCAGGCGAACATCATCACTCCGGAGGGATCAACTGACAGTGATTTCCGGGAGCAGGCCCTACACTATCACGACTTTGCCCCGTTGAAGGACCAGCGCGGAGAGTTCATCACCGACAGACGAGAGCATAATACGAACGCCGGGACGATGGCGATCAACTATCGAAACACGCCCTACTACACGCGGGGGGACGCAGACTCGGCGTACGTTCACAGCTCGCAAGTCCACGGCGATCCATCGACCCCGGTACTGGAAGCGTACGAAGGTGATCAGATTCGGTTCCGTCTCTTCCAGGGTGCATACGAAGAACAACACAACTTCGCCGTTCACGGGTTGCGGATGAACCCAGAAGGGTTCTCCGCGGAGGATCACGTCTCGGAGCTGATCAGCCCGTCCGAAGCATTCACCTACAAACTGACGCCAGAAGCCACACAGCATCAGTTCGACCGAATAACGAACCCAGACGACATTCCGGTCCGGGATTATCGGTACGGATCGAACATCGTCGACGATCTCTGGTGTGGAATGTGGGGGCTCGTCCGTATCTGGGGCGGGTCAGTCACGCACCTCCAGGCACTCGACGACTACGGCGCTCCGGACGGAACGATCGCCGATGCTGAACTGGCGGCTATGGGCCATCCCTCGCAGTTCTCCGACCACGACTGGACCGCGGACGGGCAGCGCGCCAGATTGCTATACAGTTCCGACGAAACGGATACGACCGTCCCGCCGGACAGGGACGCCCGGCAGAACGAAAACGTCGGACGGATTCCGCCACAGCCCGCCGCGGACGACAAAGGCCCGGGCACGCCGGCCCCATCCGCCGACGTCGAGACCGTCCGTGAGTACAATATCACGGCGTTCCAGACGGAAATCCCGTACAACGATCACGGCGACAGCGATCCGTCGGGAATCGTGTTCGCGTTCGATCGGTACGTCGACGAGATCAAGGCCGGCCAACGGCCGGTCGAGCCGCTGACGCTCCACGCCAACGAAGGAGATCTCGTAAAGATCAATCTCACGAACGAACTCCCGGCCGATCTCGACAATAGCGACGCACATCCCCAAATGCGGATCAAACGTAACTGGGATCGATCGACTCGGATCTCACTACATCCGTCTCAGGTTCGACTCGACGTCAACGGATCGAACGGGTCGGCAGTCGGATTTAACTACGACACGACAGTCGGCCGCGGCGACACGATCAGCTACGCATGGCATGCAGACGTCGAACTTGGAACTGTCCTCCTCACGGACGTGGCCGACATCCGGAGCAATCGCCATCACGGCGCCTACGGGCAACTGATCGTAAACCAGTCGGAATCGATCGCGCTCACCAACCACACGGCCGAGGCGACACCGGGTCGCCGAACCTCGATGATCAAGACGAAGTCCAGGAACGCCGACGACTTCCGGCAGAAACCCCTGTTGTTTGCCGACGCCCAGTACATCACAAACCGTGATGCGCCAAGTAGACCCATCGTACCGAGCGATGGTGATGAAGGTGATACTTCCCGACCGAACCAGATCGGTGAGGCCGAAGATCACGGCTACGCGGCGATCAACTACCGTTCCGAACCATTCCGCTATCGCTTCCAACAAAACGATTCTCAGCACCTGGTATTCAGTTCCGACGTGCACGGAGATCCGAACACGCCCATCCTGCGAGCGTTGAGCGGCGACCCCGTCCGGTTTCGCGTCGGGTGCGTCGCCGACAAGGCTCGCGGGATTTCGTTCCATCTTGCCGGGCACCAATGGCAGCGCTTCCAGGGCGTCGACGCGTCACCCGTCGTCGGCGTCGACGGATCGTACGGTCCCGGGAAGGCGGAAAGTTTCGACCTCATCAACGGGGCAGGAGGGCCGTCAGCCACCGAGGGCGACTATCTCTATCAGGAAACCAAACAGGGCAGACGGCTCGAATCCGGGCTCTGGGGCATTTTCCGGGTTCGAGACGATCCGAACGGATTCGAACAGGACGATCCGCAGCCGCTACCGCAGCGATCCACCAACGTCCCGCTGCAGGCCAGACCCGGATACGTCGTCGCGAAGGGAAAGATAACCGGCGGGAACAAGATGGATCTCGTCGTTGGCGTCCCGGAGAGCGATATCGGTGCTTACAACGCCGGCGGCGTCTACGTCTTTACCGACACGCCGCCGGGTCAGGTACGGGATCTCTCGAACGCCGATCTTGCGATATTGAGCGAGACGACCGGCCGACGTGCAGGTATCGACGTCACCCTGACCGACGCGACGGGCGACGGCGGCAATCGTGGTCCAGGTCGTGGCCGCGGTCGTTCGAACGGCCGACAGGGTCCGCCACCCTGGGCAGGTCCGTCGAAGGAGCGTCAGGGACCGCCGCCCTGGGCAGGCCCGAATCGAGGGACCGATATCGTCGTCCACACCGACGGGGACGGAGACTTCGTCGTCGACGGCGAGTCGCTCCAGGACCTGATCCGAAACGAACCGCCGTCCGCACTCGCCGAGTTCGTCAGGAACACGACGAACACCGAAGTCTCGTCTATCGTCCCGCTCGAGGAGGTCGGAACGCCTCGCTCGGCATAG
- a CDS encoding carbohydrate-binding protein, which yields MTTATAAAGTGVFSASGAATAFEGARHVIPGRIEAEDYDTDGSFWAYRDASTGNSGGAYRSDGVDIEEGGDNYNVGWTEAGEWLNYSATVESTGTYEVTAHVVSGGGGGTITLLRDQRSLTTFDIPDTGSWQSWTTVTREVNLDSGECMIAIHFDTGGTNIDWLEFSQVDGGRENADEGNTGDEDADEQSAYADHSFPGRIEAEEYDTGGQGVAYNDTTSGNAGGAYRSDGVDIEGGGDNYNIGWTEAGEWYEYTVDVTEGTYDLTANVASNAGGGAFRVEVDGTDVTGTITAPNTGGWQSWTRVTASDVSLSSGRQVVRIYVEDGGFNFDWIEAETGGDQPPEDGDGADNYPNLDGNSWQLVWNDEFDGRSIDSSKWSFATGGGCGQNGRLNTDCSWGNQEEQYYTNGDNAWVEGDRLIIEAREEAAPNGQNSYTSARLVSENKFEKQFGRVEVRARLPATQALWPAIWMLGQDIDSVSWPDCGEIDIMELTGDDTDTVHQTIHGPGYSGGGGISANYDINGDFSQEFHDFQLTWYDDLLKFWVDGNHVNTLTPSDVGGNEWVFNDQFFLLLNVAVGGLMPGYPDGRTQLPQRMEVEYVRVYDPV from the coding sequence TTGACGACAGCAACGGCAGCCGCCGGCACCGGCGTATTCAGCGCGAGCGGGGCTGCGACGGCGTTCGAAGGGGCTCGACACGTGATTCCCGGTCGAATCGAGGCCGAGGACTACGACACCGACGGATCGTTCTGGGCGTATCGCGATGCTTCGACGGGCAACAGCGGCGGGGCGTACCGTTCGGATGGCGTGGACATCGAGGAGGGGGGCGACAACTACAACGTAGGATGGACTGAGGCTGGCGAGTGGCTCAACTACTCTGCGACAGTCGAATCGACGGGAACCTACGAAGTCACAGCGCACGTTGTCTCGGGCGGTGGTGGCGGGACGATAACACTTCTTCGAGATCAGCGGAGTCTGACGACGTTCGACATACCGGATACCGGAAGCTGGCAGTCCTGGACGACGGTCACCCGGGAAGTCAATCTGGATAGCGGCGAGTGCATGATCGCCATTCATTTCGACACCGGCGGAACCAACATCGATTGGCTCGAATTCTCGCAAGTCGATGGCGGACGCGAGAACGCCGATGAGGGCAATACCGGTGACGAAGACGCTGACGAACAGTCTGCGTACGCCGATCACAGCTTCCCCGGCCGGATCGAAGCCGAGGAGTACGATACCGGCGGACAGGGCGTTGCGTACAACGACACTACGTCGGGTAACGCAGGCGGGGCGTATCGTTCGGACGGCGTGGACATAGAGGGCGGGGGTGACAACTACAACATCGGATGGACAGAGGCCGGCGAGTGGTACGAGTATACCGTCGACGTCACCGAAGGAACGTACGACCTGACAGCGAACGTCGCCTCGAACGCCGGCGGCGGCGCGTTCCGCGTCGAAGTCGACGGGACGGATGTCACCGGGACTATCACCGCCCCGAACACCGGCGGCTGGCAATCCTGGACGAGGGTGACAGCAAGCGACGTCTCGCTCTCGAGCGGACGGCAGGTCGTGCGAATCTACGTCGAGGACGGCGGTTTCAATTTCGACTGGATTGAAGCCGAAACCGGTGGCGACCAGCCGCCGGAAGACGGTGACGGCGCGGACAACTATCCGAACCTCGACGGAAATAGCTGGCAACTGGTCTGGAACGACGAATTCGACGGCAGATCGATCGATTCCTCGAAGTGGAGTTTCGCGACCGGTGGCGGATGCGGTCAGAACGGCAGGCTGAACACGGACTGCTCCTGGGGCAATCAGGAAGAGCAGTATTACACTAACGGCGACAACGCCTGGGTCGAGGGCGATCGTCTGATCATCGAGGCCCGCGAAGAAGCGGCGCCCAACGGACAGAATTCGTACACGTCCGCCCGACTGGTTTCGGAGAACAAGTTCGAGAAACAGTTCGGACGCGTCGAGGTCCGTGCCAGACTACCCGCGACACAGGCCCTCTGGCCCGCCATCTGGATGCTCGGTCAGGACATCGACAGCGTCAGCTGGCCGGACTGCGGCGAAATCGATATCATGGAACTGACGGGCGACGACACGGACACCGTCCACCAGACGATTCACGGTCCTGGATACTCCGGCGGCGGCGGTATTTCAGCGAATTACGACATCAATGGCGACTTCTCACAGGAGTTCCACGACTTCCAGCTTACGTGGTACGACGACCTCTTGAAGTTCTGGGTCGACGGCAACCACGTCAACACCCTCACCCCCTCGGACGTCGGCGGCAACGAGTGGGTGTTCAACGATCAGTTCTTTCTCCTGCTCAACGTTGCCGTCGGCGGCCTGATGCCCGGTTACCCCGACGGGCGCACCCAGCTTCCCCAGCGTATGGAAGTCGAATACGTCCGGGTCTACGACCCGGTCTGA